CTTGCAGTACCGAACGACTGAATGTGTGTATGGTGCGTGGCATTGGAagctgaacacacacacacactgtgatGGGTGAAATGAATGCTATCTCAGATAGGCCGCGAGATGATCTTTCGCGAGggctttgtttcttttgcgACTCCCCGTAAATGGCGAGAGGGCGCTGCTTACCTTCGAGGATCGAGTCCATCGTTGGCGTACAGCTGACTGCGCATCCCGAGATGAAGAAGAGCTCCTCCGGGCCCTCGGGCAGGTAGTAACGACCAGCTCCTGGTGCGACGGGATCGGCTTCACGATCTCGTAGATCGGCTCACCCTTCACCTTGGCGCAGACCACGTTCACCTGCGGCCCGTACGTTTCCGACACTCGCAGGAACCGGATCCAGTTGCAGTGGCGTACCGTTCGTCCATTAATGCTGGTGATTTCGTCGTACAGTCCAAACCGGTGTCGAATCTGTAGTGAAAAGGAAGAATATATGGTTATTGTGCGCTCTAACACCATGTCAGATGACAACGAGGTGGCAAAAGGAGGCCAAATGGTCATTTCCTGTGTACGCTTTCACTCAACTCTGCGT
This is a stretch of genomic DNA from Anopheles merus strain MAF unplaced genomic scaffold, AmerM5.1 LNR4000681, whole genome shotgun sequence. It encodes these proteins:
- the LOC121602889 gene encoding uncharacterized protein LOC121602889, producing the protein METCVLIPQEFALAVTGVGARNSREQTATVWSNTSIPQGTLCYPFQGTVRIDNLDVYSTIEEDDIRHRFGLYDEITSINGRTVRHCNWIRFLRVSETYGPQVNVVCAKVKGEPIYEIVKPIPSHQELVVTTCPRARRSSSSSRDAQSAVRQRWTRSSK